GAGCATCTCTCTCAACGATGTCCCCATAAATCAGACCGAATATATGTGGGCGGACAAGAATGCCCGCATATATCAATAGCACGACTAATCCAAGCACAGGCAAGATACAGGAACCACTATGTCCGATCATACCGACAATAAAAAACATGGCCCACCAGCACATCATCATCAACCTCCCCGGCCAATCTCCCACTCACCCTCGGGCCGCTTTGCAACCCGCTCACCGACATCTCAAAGTCAGTGATAAAATTTTATACGGTTTTTTCCTGCCTCCTTTGCTTCAAGAAGCATCCTGTCCGCATTCCTGAATAGTTCCTTCTCATTCTCTGCATCTTCGGGGTAGACACACCCGCCGATCGTGACCGTTATATGCAGCTCTTCTCCGCTGTCGGTCCTCAATCCGGCCTTGGAGACAACCTCTCGTATTCTCTCAGCAGTTCGTTCAGCAGGTTCTCTGCCCGCACCGGGCAAGAGGGCTATGAACTCCTCACCTCCGAACCTGAAGAAAAGATCGATCTTCCTGAGATGTTCCCGGACCGCCCCGGCAACAAGTCGAAGCACTTCATCCCCGGTATCATGACCGTGTTCGTCATTGAACTTTTTAAAATCATCGATATCCATTATGAGAAAGGCCAGCGATTTTCTGTTACGAGTGGCCCTTTCGATTTCGAGAGGTAGTTGTGTCTCGTAGAAGTTCCTGTTGTTCACCCCCGTGAGCCTGTCAACCGACACCAGTCGTTCAAGATGTCTGTTATTATCGAGAAGCCTTACGACACCCTGCCCAATCATGTTGTAATTAAATAGAACATCTTTATCCAGCAGTTTCCCGGCTGGAAGAAGGACCTGCATTATTCCATACTGCGCGTCCCTGCCTGAAAGGGGTATGAGTATCGTCATGCTGCCAGCCCTTCCATGGCTGAAATAGCTCTCTCCCGAAACAACAGAAGAATCATTCTTGAATGTACAAATAATGTCCTTCTCAAGAACCTGCGAATAGTAACTTCGTCTCAGCACATTTTCTCTCGGGATAATACGTATCCTGTCACTATCCCTTACGCCATGCAGGTCGTTCTCGGTAAAGAGGATCATAAATGCCCTCGCCCCCTGATGTATGTTACCGGACAGCCCCAGGATGTCCTCGATCTTGTCGGTCGTCGTTATGCCTGTTCCATTAAGAG
This Candidatus Latescibacterota bacterium DNA region includes the following protein-coding sequences:
- a CDS encoding GGDEF domain-containing protein codes for the protein MCPGFEKDYRYLLTSLIPRHLLSSRRLEGVLDALSTGDRHSLLRESWSAMEELVENGNIHRIGTVRDNGRVKLHYKRQDNKASFMLEMTEDEWLSLQESKMPEKAGLISSVLAGIISSLTLNGTGITTTDKIEDILGLSGNIHQGARAFMILFTENDLHGVRDSDRIRIIPRENVLRRSYYSQVLEKDIICTFKNDSSVVSGESYFSHGRAGSMTILIPLSGRDAQYGIMQVLLPAGKLLDKDVLFNYNMIGQGVVRLLDNNRHLERLVSVDRLTGVNNRNFYETQLPLEIERATRNRKSLAFLIMDIDDFKKFNDEHGHDTGDEVLRLVAGAVREHLRKIDLFFRFGGEEFIALLPGAGREPAERTAERIREVVSKAGLRTDSGEELHITVTIGGCVYPEDAENEKELFRNADRMLLEAKEAGKNRIKFYH